The window GCGCTGGAACCAACAAAAATATAACCAACATCCTGTCCATTAGCTGAAGTTATTAATATAGATATGGGATGGATAGCTAGTTCAGTGACGGGAAGGACACCCATGATCCTAAAGCTCTCAGAACTAGCAAATCAGGAAAAACAGCATTCAATGATGACCGATTACCCTAAGTGGTAATCGGTCTGTCTTTCTCTAATGTAACTTGGACTAGTAATCAGCGACACTCAACCACGGCACCAGAAACAGCGGTTAATCACAGGACTGGTATTCATACTCAGAACGGAAAAACCAACGGCACACCGGATTACAGCGCGAATCTGGTATGAGTTAGGGTGTCGAGTTGAGTTAGTCGAATCAGATGGAACAGCCGTCGACGACGACGGCAAACTGGACGGAAAACCTAAATAGGAAATTTACATTAGGGTTCGTGTCCAGCTCGGTATCTACCTAAAATCACAGCTAAAGACCGGATGGAAACCGGACCGACGACGCCGCCGGCAAAATTACAGAAACTACATCATGCAGGAAGTTAAGCAGGATAAGCCTTAGAGCAAGATTACAGGGTCAGTCTGGTGTGACCGACCCAGCGATCTAGGATTTTAGATTGATCAATGAAGAGCCATTCCATTCATCAGCACACGAGCCTAACGGCTATTTCCCTACTGAGAGTAAACTTCTAAACACAACCCGCCACAGTTCAAATTCAGCAGAATGCAATTGGATGCCATGTAAACAAGTTACTATGATTAATAAATAAGTGCCTGCACATCACCCATGACAGGAGTAAGTATGGATTTCATCGATGGCGTGTTACAAGTCGAGTCTTTCTTGGCGGTTACTTTGGGGATCATCGTATTATTCCTCGGTAAACGTCTGACCCAGGCCAGTAAATTATTGAGAGAGTTTAGTATTCCTGAACCCGTTTCTGGCGGGATACTGGTGTCCGTGCTTTTTACTGTTCTCCACTATGTTACCCAAATCGATGTACAGTTTAACCTCGCAACTCGTGATCTTTTACTGGTGTACTTCTTTACCACTATTGGTATCAACTCAAGCCTGCAAGATTTATTCAAAGGAGGGAAGCCCCTGCTCATTCTCCTCTCAGTTACCATCGGCTACATGCTGATACAAAACCTGACGGGAATTGGCATTGCATCTATGCTTGGACAACCAGAAGCCGTGGGATTGCTTAGTGGTACCGTCTCTTTAATTGGTGGTCACGGAACCGCAATTGCTTGGTCGCCAAGAATTGCAGAGCTTTTCGATCTTAACACTGCGATGGAAATTGGTATTGCCAGTGCAACATTCGGCTTGATCCTAGCGAGTTTAATGGGTGGGCCGATTGCAAAGTACCTAATCAATAAACACAATCTTAAGCCAACTGAAGTCGAAGAGATGGACGTCGGTACTGCCCACGATGAACCGCAACCAGCCATCAACGCTTATGATTTCTTAGATGCGATGTTGGCTATTCACGTTTGTATCATTCTTGGTGCAGTGCTAAACGAGGGAGTCAGTAGCCTCGGCCTAGAACTGCCCCTATTTGTGACCTGTCTCTTTGCAGGTATTCTTATTTCAAACCTGATTCCCACGTCTTATCCTCGTTTAACTGGTACGCGCTGGCCTGCAAGGAAACCTGCTGTCGCACTGATTGCTGATATGGCATTAGGCGCATTTCTAGCCATGTCTTTGATGAGTATGCAGTTATGGGCGTTAGTCGATTTAGCGGGGCCAATCTTTATCATCCTTGGGGCGCAATTTTTGGTGGCTGTATGTATTGCGGTCTTTGTTGTGTTTCCACTCATGGGCAAAAATTATGATGCCGCGGTGGTATGTTCTGGTTTCGGGGGGATCTCATTGGGCTCTACCCCAACCGCGATGGCGAACATGTCTGCCGTTGCAAAAAAATACGGTAACTCACATCAAGCATTTATCATTGTGCCGTTAGTGTGCGCTTTCTTCATCGACTTAGCGAATGCGTTGCTCATTCCCTATTTCATTAACTGGATAAGTTAACTCTATCCGAAATGTTCAGTGCTTATAAGTCAACATTTGTTGTAGCAAAGGCCAGTCTGGTGTGACCGACCCAGCGATCTAGGATTTTAGTGAGTTGGGTTAGAAGTAGTAACGAGCACCAGCATAAAAGCCACGGATCGCAACTTCTACGTCATCAATTTCAGTATTTGCGCTTCGATAGCCAACATTTAAGCTAATGCTTTCATTAATGTTATATCCACTCTCTACACCAAATTGATAGCCTGTCTCAGACTCTTCAACGTCGCTTGTCTTATCTTTCAGAGTCATTTGACCTAGGCCAAATACACCCGCAATGTAAGCACCATTATCAAAAGTGTATTTTGGCTTAAGGTTAGCAAAAATCGCATGCCCATCTGCTTTCATCATTCCTAAAAAATCGACCTCACCAAAAGTTCGGTATTCTACTTCGCCTGCAAGTTTAAATGACTCTTCGATCTTTGACTCATATCCAACAGCGGCATTAAAACCAACGTCATTTGATTCCTCGATTGATACACCACTATTTTCTAGTTCCGTTTCATTCGCAAATGCCACATCAGCTCCTAAATAAAAGCCTGTTTTTGTTCCAGCCACTGCTGCACTACTGACGAAAAAAGACAACACTGCTAAAGAAAGTACATTTTTAGTTTTCATTTTTATCTCTAAAATTTGCTAATTTTTTATAGCCACATCTAACCATGGCATTTTAATCAATAATTACAATAAATTATCGTGCGTCATAATATTCAAAACAGTACTTACAAGCCATGATTCAAATCACATCGACTGGATCATATGCAAAAAGCCTCTTAATAAAATGCCTTCATCAAGAGGTATCGAGAGCGATCTCAGAAATCTCCTCACTGAAGAAGAAGCATTTGAAGAGATATTTGCCTGAGGAAAAGATATTTGTCAGAGCAAGTAAACAATGTGTTCGAGATACGCGAGCTTCTTTGATGTGAGGTAAGCATCCAGTTCAAGTCTGCGAGGTGAGAAGGCTCGTAGAGAAATCTACGGGCCTTTCTCTTTTCTGGCTCGGTCTATATCCTGTCGTAAACATTACCAGGTAAGTACCTCACGCGTATTACAAACACATGGGTAGTAATTGAGATACAGGCTGAAGTTACACACTATTCATTCAGCAGGTTCAAAGCGGCATTAGGAATCAACCTAGCTTGAGCTAACATAGATGATGAAGATTGTTGAAGAATTTTAGCTCGAGTCATTTCGGTTGTTTCTTTTGCGTAATCTGTATCCGTACGGTTTCCTTTCGATGCACTGATATTTTCATACATATTAGTTAAATTAGAGAGCATGCGATCAAATCGATTCTGAAGAGCCCCGACATCAGCTTGATGCCCATCCACATAATTCAAGGCAGAATCAATGATAGAGACGGCTTCTTGAGCGCCTCCTATGCTTGTCACATCAATGT is drawn from uncultured Vibrio sp. and contains these coding sequences:
- the gltS gene encoding sodium/glutamate symporter; the encoded protein is MDFIDGVLQVESFLAVTLGIIVLFLGKRLTQASKLLREFSIPEPVSGGILVSVLFTVLHYVTQIDVQFNLATRDLLLVYFFTTIGINSSLQDLFKGGKPLLILLSVTIGYMLIQNLTGIGIASMLGQPEAVGLLSGTVSLIGGHGTAIAWSPRIAELFDLNTAMEIGIASATFGLILASLMGGPIAKYLINKHNLKPTEVEEMDVGTAHDEPQPAINAYDFLDAMLAIHVCIILGAVLNEGVSSLGLELPLFVTCLFAGILISNLIPTSYPRLTGTRWPARKPAVALIADMALGAFLAMSLMSMQLWALVDLAGPIFIILGAQFLVAVCIAVFVVFPLMGKNYDAAVVCSGFGGISLGSTPTAMANMSAVAKKYGNSHQAFIIVPLVCAFFIDLANALLIPYFINWIS
- a CDS encoding porin family protein, which gives rise to MKTKNVLSLAVLSFFVSSAAVAGTKTGFYLGADVAFANETELENSGVSIEESNDVGFNAAVGYESKIEESFKLAGEVEYRTFGEVDFLGMMKADGHAIFANLKPKYTFDNGAYIAGVFGLGQMTLKDKTSDVEESETGYQFGVESGYNINESISLNVGYRSANTEIDDVEVAIRGFYAGARYYF